One Myripristis murdjan chromosome 17, fMyrMur1.1, whole genome shotgun sequence DNA segment encodes these proteins:
- the LOC115375005 gene encoding dnaJ homolog subfamily B member 6-like isoform X2 codes for MVEYYQILGVRRDASAEDIKKAYRKLALKWHPDKNPDNKEEAEKKFKELSEAYEVLSDANKRSIYDRYGKEGLTGGNGGRGGHFHNGDHFHETFTFRNPEDVFREFFGGRDPFADFFGGDPFGDDPFFGGSRRHQSRVSRSRTSDPFYGGAFGGFPPFGAGFPLFDSRFGSFSAMSSLGPMGHMTTMGSLGGGGFTSFSSTSFGGSSGGSMGNFRSVSTSTKIVNGRKITTKRIVENGQERVEVEEDGQLRSLTINGKEQLLRLDNK; via the exons ATGGTGGAGTACTACCAGATATTAGGTGTGCGACGAGATGCGTCTGCCGAAGACATAAAGAAAGC GTACAGAAAACTAGCACTGAAGTGGCACCCAGACAAAAACCCAGACAACAAGGAGGAGGCTGAGAAGAAATTTAAAGAGCTGTCAGAGGCTTATGAAGTTCTGTCAGATG CCAACAAAAGGAGCATATATGACCGCTATGGCAAAGAGGGACTGACAGGGGGAAATGGAGGAAGAG GAGGCCATTTCCACAACGGAGACCATTTCCATGAAACATTCACATTCCGCAACCCAGAAGACGTATTCAGGGAGTTCTTTGGTGGCAGAGATccatttgcagatttttttg GTGGAGATCCATTTGGTGATGATCCATTTTTTGGTGGTAGCCGGCGGCACCAAAGCCGTGTAAGTCGCAGCCGGACAAGTGATCCATTCTATGGTGGGGCGTTTGGCGGTTTCCCTCCCTTTGGAGCTGGCTTCCCACTTTTTGACTCAA GATTCGGTTCCTTTAGTGCCATGAGCTCCCTGGGTCCTATGGGCCATATGACAACCATGGGCAGCCTAGGAGGCGGAGGcttcacctccttctcctccacctcattTGGGGGAAGCAGCGGAGGAAGTATGGGCAACTTCCGCTCAGTGTCCACATCCACCAAGATCGTCAATGGCAGGAAGATCACAACAAAAAG AATCGTGGAGAACGGGCAGGAGCGCGTTGAAGTGGAGGAAGACGGACAGTTGCGATCATTAACCATCAATGGTAAGGAACAGCTACTGCGACTGGATAACAAGTAA
- the LOC115375005 gene encoding dnaJ homolog subfamily B member 6-like isoform X1: protein MVEYYQILGVRRDASAEDIKKAYRKLALKWHPDKNPDNKEEAEKKFKELSEAYEVLSDANKRSIYDRYGKEGLTGGNGGRGGHFHNGDHFHETFTFRNPEDVFREFFGGRDPFADFFGGDPFGDDPFFGGSRRHQSRVSRSRTSDPFYGGAFGGFPPFGAGFPLFDSRFGSFSAMSSLGPMGHMTTMGSLGGGGFTSFSSTSFGGSSGGSMGNFRSVSTSTKIVNGRKITTKRIVENGQERVEVEEDGQLRSLTINGEPSDLGTTVAETRNRHPPHTSSLTLSQHSKPSSSSKRPNQHRDEARSSHPNDTDLKRKRPLIPEDESRKRKM, encoded by the exons ATGGTGGAGTACTACCAGATATTAGGTGTGCGACGAGATGCGTCTGCCGAAGACATAAAGAAAGC GTACAGAAAACTAGCACTGAAGTGGCACCCAGACAAAAACCCAGACAACAAGGAGGAGGCTGAGAAGAAATTTAAAGAGCTGTCAGAGGCTTATGAAGTTCTGTCAGATG CCAACAAAAGGAGCATATATGACCGCTATGGCAAAGAGGGACTGACAGGGGGAAATGGAGGAAGAG GAGGCCATTTCCACAACGGAGACCATTTCCATGAAACATTCACATTCCGCAACCCAGAAGACGTATTCAGGGAGTTCTTTGGTGGCAGAGATccatttgcagatttttttg GTGGAGATCCATTTGGTGATGATCCATTTTTTGGTGGTAGCCGGCGGCACCAAAGCCGTGTAAGTCGCAGCCGGACAAGTGATCCATTCTATGGTGGGGCGTTTGGCGGTTTCCCTCCCTTTGGAGCTGGCTTCCCACTTTTTGACTCAA GATTCGGTTCCTTTAGTGCCATGAGCTCCCTGGGTCCTATGGGCCATATGACAACCATGGGCAGCCTAGGAGGCGGAGGcttcacctccttctcctccacctcattTGGGGGAAGCAGCGGAGGAAGTATGGGCAACTTCCGCTCAGTGTCCACATCCACCAAGATCGTCAATGGCAGGAAGATCACAACAAAAAG AATCGTGGAGAACGGGCAGGAGCGCGTTGAAGTGGAGGAAGACGGACAGTTGCGATCATTAACCATCAATG GTGAACCCAGTGACCTTGGTACCACTGTCGCAGAGACAAGAAACAGGCACCCTCCTcacacctcctccctcaccctgtCACAACACAGTAAACCTTCGTCTTCCTCCAAAAGACCCAATCAGCACAGAGATGAGGCACGTAGCTCACATCCAA ATGACACTGACTTGAAGAGGAAGAGACCTTTAATCCCAGAGGATGAGTCCAGgaagagaaaaatgtga